One window from the genome of Cryptomeria japonica chromosome 6, Sugi_1.0, whole genome shotgun sequence encodes:
- the LOC131856162 gene encoding LRR receptor-like serine/threonine-protein kinase EFR, translating to MKMPLALLLSPLLLLLLLFLSALPSSQMSSSPPPSYDSDLQALLAFKHSLSLDPYNSLLDWSPRHSFCNWTGILCSSRHQRVLSLNLTGMSLLGPISPFLGNLSFLTVLALKNNSFQGRIPPQLGRLSRLRILRLSFNQLEGSIPTTLTSCRSLQVLILSYNLLSNTIPSQLSLLLQLETLYLGGNQFTGTISPFLGNLSSLIKLGLEKNRFHGSIPIQLSMLTQLKQPYLWGNNLTGTIPPFLGNLSSLTDLELSNNKLHGTIPPFLGNLSSLIDLELANNKLHGNIPIELGMLT from the exons ATGAAGATGCCTTTGGCTTTGCTTCTTTCTCCCCTCCTCCTCTTActcttgttgtttctctctgcACTGCCTTCTTCTCAAATgtcctcttctcctcctccttcCTATGATTCTGATCTACAAGCTCTCCTCGCTTTTAAGCACTCCCTCTCCCTCGACCCCTACAACTCCTTGCTCGATTGGTCTCCTCGCCACTCCTTTTGCAACTGGACTGGGATTCTCTGCTCTTCTCGCCATCAGCGCGTGCTTTCTCTGAATCTTACTGGTATGTCTTTACTGGGACCAATCTCTCCTTTCCTTGGCAATCTCTCTTTTCTTACAGTACTTGCTCTCAAGAATAACAGCTTCCAAGGCCGAATTCCTCCTCAACTAGGCAGGCTGTCTCGTCTTAGAATACTTAGATTGTCGTTTAATCAATTGGAAGGTTCCATTCCCACCACTCTAACATCTTGCCGCTCTTTGCAAGTACTCATACTATCCTATAACCTTTTGAGCAACACCATCCCTTCTCAACTTAGCCTTCTTTTACAATTGGAAACCCTTTATTTAGGAGGAAATCAATTCACAGGCACAATCTCGCCTTTCTTAGGAAACCTATCTTCTTTAATTAAATTGGGATTGGAAAAAAATAGATTCCATGGTAGTATTCCTATTCAATTGAGTATGCTTACTCAACTCAAACAACCTTATCTTTGGGGAAACAATCTCACTGGCACAATCCCACCTTTCCTAGGAAATCTATCCTCTTTAACTGACTTGGAGTTATCAAACAACAAACTCCATG GCACAATCCCACCCTTCTTAGGAAATCTATCCTCTTTAATTGACTTGGAGTTAGCAAACAACAAACTCCATGGTAATATTCCTATTGAATTGGGTATGCTTACTTAG